A window of the Nitrospirota bacterium genome harbors these coding sequences:
- the dndC gene encoding DNA phosphorothioation system sulfurtransferase DndC, which translates to MTGGYQEIRESLSRLYIEDPRPWLVGFSGGKDSTMLASLLFDAVASIPRENRKKPINLLCTDTRVEIPAIVGMVEGTLDKMRKFSSQNELNFEAHLLKPPAEQSFWVNIIGRGYPPPNRTFRWCTQRMKIDPVNDFVKKRIGHWGDAILHLGARREESATRAQTMAGIETRNGLRRHPDLPRVWVSNPIEYLTTEEVWAYLLQTPNPWGGDNRALYKLYSSASNGECPIQIDTSTPSCGNSRFGCWTCTVVDRDKASEGLLAAGDERMEKLIEFRETLQFYRDPANGKRDMKRMNGDKGPGPLHIEARRELLARLLALQEETRLPIIASEELLLIQQMWKAARDPDDGRGVARILNKQRGVMMSTDLKELNKLRELEDEIAREKGINTDTLRRMLAKVEEYSESHRAHGLPDDLLFILKDDLAKQEAEKKA; encoded by the coding sequence GTGACCGGCGGATATCAAGAAATTCGCGAATCCCTCAGCCGCCTCTACATCGAGGATCCTCGTCCGTGGCTCGTCGGATTCAGCGGGGGGAAGGACAGCACCATGCTGGCCTCGCTCCTCTTCGACGCGGTCGCGTCCATCCCCAGGGAAAATCGCAAGAAGCCGATCAATCTCCTCTGTACGGACACGCGCGTGGAAATCCCGGCCATCGTCGGGATGGTAGAGGGCACGCTCGACAAAATGAGGAAGTTCTCCAGCCAGAACGAGTTGAACTTCGAAGCCCACCTCCTGAAACCCCCGGCCGAACAATCGTTCTGGGTCAACATCATCGGGCGTGGATACCCCCCTCCCAATCGCACCTTTCGTTGGTGTACTCAGCGGATGAAGATAGATCCGGTAAATGACTTTGTAAAGAAACGGATAGGACACTGGGGCGATGCCATCCTGCATTTGGGGGCGCGGCGGGAGGAAAGCGCAACTCGGGCGCAAACAATGGCGGGTATCGAGACCCGCAACGGCTTGCGCCGTCACCCGGACCTGCCGCGCGTGTGGGTCTCCAATCCAATCGAATACCTGACCACCGAGGAAGTTTGGGCCTATCTCCTCCAAACGCCGAACCCCTGGGGTGGCGACAACCGCGCACTATACAAACTCTACTCCAGCGCCTCCAACGGTGAATGTCCCATTCAGATCGACACCAGCACTCCAAGCTGCGGCAACTCCCGCTTCGGCTGCTGGACCTGCACCGTGGTGGATCGCGACAAAGCCAGTGAGGGGCTGCTGGCCGCCGGCGACGAGCGGATGGAGAAGCTCATCGAATTTCGAGAAACCCTACAGTTCTACCGCGACCCCGCCAACGGCAAGCGCGACATGAAACGGATGAATGGCGACAAGGGCCCGGGGCCTTTGCACATTGAGGCCCGGCGTGAGTTGCTGGCCCGATTGCTCGCGTTGCAGGAGGAAACCCGTTTGCCCATTATAGCCTCCGAGGAGCTCCTCTTGATCCAACAAATGTGGAAGGCCGCGCGCGATCCCGATGACGGCCGGGGCGTCGCCCGTATCCTCAACAAACAGCGAGGTGTCATGATGAGCACGGATCTGAAGGAACTCAACAAACTTCGGGAGCTGGAGGACGAAATCGCCCGGGAAAAGGGGATCAACACCGACACGCTCCGTCGGATGCTTGCCAAGGTGGAGGAATACAGCGAAAGCCACCGCGCCCACGGCCTCCCGGACGATCTGCTCTTCATCTTGAAAGACGATTTGGCGAAACAGGAGGCAGAGAAGAAGGCCTAA
- a CDS encoding AAA family ATPase: MAEVHIDSLTLENFGPFYGEHTVDFRSLEGKCGVIVGGKNGAGKTHLLRALYLAVVGESGVGDLKKVETGSDATRFTFEKSLNRHALSEGKDLVRLKAVVSLRDDKVGSRKVEILRQVRFRSNSAPVWEHHATRSDKPGTIQDEQEIHKLRDAFLPRHLARFFFFDAERSQAINLGQQDIVEGVSRILGLQAYAELENDLRQLISSKIPRVFNSTGGPDPLTTLNELNSKVRTVEGNLKVRHLERETLDRDLKEVEAELVEVEDDLKTLGAVDPDELQRAQERRGELTGAKAKLEARLTEAWELALPVSLLGVYCKELHGALLSEERRREWESAKSTVEPKIPQVKQDVFGGVPKEFELQPDVESFYMKRLEDALHSLFHPPPQGMPDRIYIADRNDTSAQIRRQLALNQSDIRDLSDRCAEIDRMDVELRELNQKLRQMQQNTAAYKRGVELHEKRGGLITRRDQISKRLKDIDAEIARLEVELVDLKRQETTQSEIAERAKRGESLAAMATRYREAAGEIRSRAAILMRRKLSEEVGKLWVEITEREREFEGMDFDGHWQCWLVRRDGRKVTWEETNTSAGQRQVRMLAFYEALRRLAKLVPPLVVDTPLARLDKEVRANVLDRLYLSGHQSIILSTNAEIDPDGPLFDRARGRFARAYTLHPHGRPDSPNYEVRITSDYFGKDL; the protein is encoded by the coding sequence ATGGCGGAAGTCCATATCGACTCACTAACGCTGGAGAACTTTGGGCCATTCTACGGCGAGCACACCGTTGACTTCCGAAGTCTTGAGGGCAAGTGTGGCGTTATCGTGGGCGGAAAGAATGGTGCCGGAAAAACTCACCTGCTGCGCGCCCTATATCTTGCGGTGGTCGGCGAGAGCGGCGTCGGCGACTTGAAGAAGGTGGAGACTGGGTCAGATGCGACGCGGTTCACCTTCGAGAAGTCGCTCAATCGGCATGCACTGTCTGAAGGTAAAGACTTAGTGCGTCTCAAGGCGGTGGTGAGTCTCCGCGATGACAAAGTGGGCAGTCGGAAAGTGGAGATCCTTCGCCAAGTGCGGTTCCGCTCCAACTCGGCGCCAGTCTGGGAGCATCATGCCACACGGTCCGACAAGCCGGGCACCATCCAAGACGAACAAGAGATACACAAACTTCGGGACGCTTTCCTGCCGCGCCATCTGGCGCGGTTCTTCTTTTTCGATGCTGAGCGCAGCCAGGCCATCAACTTGGGACAGCAGGACATCGTTGAAGGCGTGAGTCGAATCCTTGGCCTTCAGGCCTATGCCGAACTGGAAAACGATCTCCGTCAACTGATCAGCTCGAAGATCCCACGCGTGTTCAATTCCACCGGCGGCCCTGACCCATTGACGACCCTCAACGAGTTGAACAGCAAGGTGAGGACTGTGGAGGGCAACTTGAAGGTCAGACATCTTGAACGCGAAACCCTTGACCGCGACTTGAAAGAAGTCGAAGCCGAACTGGTTGAAGTCGAAGACGACTTGAAAACGCTTGGAGCAGTCGACCCCGATGAGTTGCAGAGAGCTCAAGAACGCCGCGGCGAACTTACAGGGGCCAAAGCCAAACTCGAAGCCAGACTCACAGAAGCTTGGGAGTTGGCTCTACCGGTCTCGTTGCTTGGGGTCTACTGCAAGGAATTGCATGGCGCTTTGCTATCCGAGGAACGTCGTCGCGAGTGGGAAAGCGCCAAGTCCACGGTCGAGCCGAAGATTCCGCAGGTAAAGCAGGACGTGTTTGGTGGTGTTCCCAAGGAATTCGAGCTCCAACCTGATGTCGAATCCTTCTACATGAAGCGATTGGAAGACGCTCTCCACAGCCTGTTCCATCCACCACCGCAAGGGATGCCCGACCGCATCTACATTGCCGACCGCAACGACACGAGTGCGCAGATTCGCCGACAGCTTGCCCTGAACCAGAGCGATATTCGCGACCTATCGGACAGGTGTGCGGAGATCGACCGAATGGACGTTGAGCTACGCGAGTTGAACCAGAAGCTGAGACAGATGCAACAAAACACGGCGGCGTACAAACGAGGCGTGGAACTCCACGAAAAGCGGGGCGGCCTCATCACTCGCCGCGATCAAATCTCCAAACGACTGAAGGATATTGATGCCGAAATCGCGCGTCTTGAGGTTGAGCTTGTGGATCTGAAACGCCAGGAGACGACGCAGTCGGAAATTGCCGAACGTGCCAAGCGGGGCGAAAGTTTGGCGGCGATGGCGACCCGCTACCGCGAGGCCGCCGGCGAGATTCGCAGCCGAGCCGCAATTCTGATGCGGCGGAAGCTCTCCGAGGAAGTCGGCAAGTTGTGGGTGGAAATTACCGAGCGGGAGCGGGAGTTCGAGGGCATGGACTTTGACGGCCATTGGCAATGCTGGCTCGTGCGCCGGGATGGCAGGAAAGTTACCTGGGAGGAAACGAACACGTCCGCCGGTCAGCGACAGGTGCGAATGCTGGCGTTCTACGAAGCCCTGCGTCGTCTGGCCAAGCTCGTTCCGCCGCTGGTTGTGGACACGCCACTGGCCCGCCTCGACAAAGAAGTCCGCGCCAACGTGCTCGACCGGCTTTACCTCAGCGGCCACCAGTCCATCATCCTCAGCACGAATGCTGAGATTGATCCGGATGGACCGCTGTTTGACCGCGCCCGTGGCCGGTTTGCGCGTGCCTACACGTTGCACCCGCATGGCAGACCCGACAGCCCGAACTACGAAGTGCGCATCACAAGCGACTACTTCGGAAAGGACCTGTAA
- a CDS encoding ATP-binding protein has protein sequence MKFETSGEAHEFIENVFARVGARNQAIVGRAALFLALGQGVPTEYKPKDSKGVTLNDEQVVGDDLRDLVRAALNHRAGRTLDEAGYRQEFRRHFEFGCQRLGQIWSESGNDQARFVASLLRLASGESGLPGAEPVARPMPVVETEVKLKVLTDGPEWSVNGPGTNNGLLVISGQPGSGKSQLALDLLAQAANGGVRFVFFDMKGELEDNPKDARQTENRRRFLEQTGARYVRLIQQSLPINPLYRHQNPTQNAQVAYEMAGLIRCFAPQLGARQEGNLSDCYQRLAEPDFASLSAELVNSGTEGVEQRIVQKIERFNLFASARTAITPEEWLNGSLVIDFKEFGTDNDTKALSAALILNFLIKKLSRQLAVKNDIQPLKMVLFVDEAHLILPKESKAGLLSLLARQGRSWGFPVWLASQDADKFLTPGANDTNFAELAECGAHFSPHTLKDAEQRMILGGVVHQKLTKAEAALRLQGKLITGPARQFWRDGGR, from the coding sequence ATGAAATTCGAGACCAGCGGCGAAGCTCACGAGTTCATCGAGAACGTCTTTGCCCGCGTCGGCGCGCGGAATCAGGCGATTGTCGGACGCGCGGCGCTCTTCCTCGCTCTGGGGCAGGGCGTGCCCACCGAGTACAAACCCAAGGACTCCAAAGGCGTGACGCTGAATGACGAGCAGGTTGTCGGCGATGATCTCCGGGATCTGGTCCGCGCCGCATTGAACCACCGGGCCGGACGGACCCTCGACGAAGCCGGGTACCGGCAGGAGTTTCGTCGTCACTTTGAGTTTGGCTGCCAACGCTTGGGGCAGATATGGTCGGAATCGGGGAACGATCAGGCCCGGTTCGTGGCGTCTCTCTTGCGTTTGGCGAGTGGCGAGTCTGGGCTTCCCGGCGCGGAGCCCGTCGCTCGACCGATGCCGGTGGTCGAGACCGAAGTGAAATTGAAAGTATTGACGGACGGTCCGGAATGGTCGGTAAACGGTCCGGGCACGAACAACGGCTTGCTGGTGATTTCCGGTCAACCCGGCAGCGGCAAGAGCCAGCTTGCGCTCGACCTCCTGGCGCAAGCGGCGAATGGTGGCGTTCGTTTCGTGTTTTTCGACATGAAGGGCGAGCTTGAAGACAATCCCAAGGACGCAAGGCAGACGGAGAATCGCAGGCGCTTCCTGGAACAGACCGGCGCGCGGTATGTCCGCCTGATCCAGCAGAGCCTGCCGATCAACCCACTCTACCGCCATCAGAACCCAACACAGAATGCCCAGGTTGCCTACGAGATGGCGGGCCTTATCCGATGCTTCGCGCCGCAACTCGGCGCTAGACAGGAGGGCAATCTCAGCGACTGCTACCAGCGACTCGCCGAACCGGATTTCGCGTCCTTGTCGGCGGAGCTCGTGAACAGCGGCACGGAGGGTGTTGAACAGCGCATCGTTCAAAAGATCGAGCGGTTCAATCTGTTCGCCTCCGCCCGGACCGCGATCACCCCGGAGGAATGGTTGAATGGTTCCCTGGTCATCGATTTCAAGGAGTTCGGGACGGACAACGATACGAAGGCATTGTCGGCCGCCCTCATTCTGAACTTCCTCATCAAGAAATTGAGCCGGCAACTGGCCGTGAAGAATGACATCCAGCCTCTCAAGATGGTGCTATTTGTGGATGAAGCGCATCTGATTCTGCCGAAGGAGAGCAAGGCCGGCCTGCTGAGCCTGCTCGCGAGGCAGGGTCGATCATGGGGCTTCCCCGTCTGGCTGGCTTCGCAGGACGCCGATAAATTCCTGACGCCGGGCGCCAACGATACCAATTTCGCCGAGTTGGCCGAATGCGGAGCCCACTTCTCGCCGCACACGCTGAAAGACGCCGAACAACGAATGATCCTCGGCGGTGTGGTTCATCAGAAACTCACGAAAGCCGAAGCCGCTCTGCGCTTGCAAGGCAAGCTCATCACCGGCCCAGCCCGCCAATTCTGGCGTGATGGGGGGAGGTAG
- a CDS encoding DUF721 domain-containing protein has product MPENTFAQLAQRFLSNWGLRDRAFEQKLVAQWPDAVGPFLAGLTMPTGFKKGFLYLAVNNSVLLHELFYQKPQMLEKVQSYFGTAIRDIKFSLRPRFLETPPAGKPKATGPAPLSPEERASTLRITEGIADDELRSSLVNLFANSKRRLAARKR; this is encoded by the coding sequence ATGCCTGAAAACACCTTCGCGCAGCTCGCCCAGCGGTTCCTATCGAACTGGGGACTGCGAGATCGGGCCTTCGAGCAGAAACTTGTCGCGCAATGGCCGGACGCCGTGGGTCCGTTTCTTGCCGGACTGACCATGCCGACGGGTTTCAAGAAAGGCTTCCTCTACCTGGCGGTGAACAACTCGGTGCTCCTGCACGAGCTGTTCTACCAGAAGCCGCAGATGCTGGAAAAAGTTCAGTCCTATTTTGGAACGGCGATACGGGACATCAAATTCTCCCTGCGTCCCCGATTCCTGGAGACCCCTCCGGCGGGCAAGCCCAAAGCAACCGGACCCGCCCCGCTCAGTCCAGAAGAACGGGCCTCGACGCTCCGCATCACCGAGGGAATCGCCGATGACGAACTGCGTTCCAGCCTGGTGAATCTTTTCGCGAACTCGAAACGGCGCCTGGCCGCCCGGAAACGCTGA
- a CDS encoding sulfurtransferase: MMLLYFTLLMRILTEGSWLREHLQDAAVVDVRPREEYDKGHIPGAILFDIWEYHWFDTTQAGMKKFNEWMAAGLREAGLHPDRTTVVYEGYSGMLAARMIWVLHYFSFKEPLMLDGGLREWLRCGHDLSTDPAALPGIEGFQYTPRAELLATVDSTHSNLSGMGARIIDCRTPDEFSGQHVRADRGGHIPGAVNVEWKRNLTSDGYFLPPSELESVYRGVGIDPKKEFITYCHGGYRSAHTFLALWLIGADRVRNYIGSWGEWGNRKDLPLEE, from the coding sequence ATGATGCTGCTATACTTCACCCTTCTCATGCGCATTTTGACGGAAGGAAGTTGGCTGCGGGAACACCTTCAGGACGCCGCGGTGGTGGACGTGCGGCCGCGGGAGGAATACGACAAGGGACACATCCCCGGGGCGATTCTTTTCGACATCTGGGAGTACCATTGGTTCGATACGACCCAGGCTGGAATGAAAAAATTCAATGAGTGGATGGCGGCGGGGCTGCGCGAGGCGGGACTCCATCCCGACCGGACCACGGTGGTCTACGAGGGCTACTCGGGAATGCTTGCCGCGCGGATGATTTGGGTACTTCACTACTTTTCATTCAAGGAACCGCTCATGCTGGACGGCGGATTGCGCGAATGGTTGCGGTGCGGCCACGACCTTTCGACCGACCCGGCGGCGCTTCCGGGAATCGAGGGATTTCAGTACACGCCGCGCGCCGAACTCCTGGCGACGGTCGATTCGACGCATTCAAACCTCTCAGGCATGGGAGCGAGGATCATCGACTGCCGGACGCCGGATGAATTTTCAGGACAACACGTGCGTGCGGATCGAGGAGGGCACATCCCCGGCGCCGTGAACGTGGAGTGGAAGAGGAATCTGACGTCCGACGGATACTTTCTGCCGCCCTCCGAACTGGAGAGTGTGTACCGGGGGGTAGGGATCGATCCCAAGAAGGAGTTCATTACTTACTGTCACGGCGGCTACCGATCTGCACACACCTTTCTGGCCCTTTGGCTGATCGGAGCGGATCGGGTTCGCAACTACATCGGATCGTGGGGCGAATGGGGAAATCGAAAAGATCTCCCCCTCGAAGAGTGA
- a CDS encoding DUF4499 domain-containing protein has product MNAPSTNIEVRIPSPVWIMLTLMWAFLIGLGFMVRLPNESLQGFIRFAFWVVLIAHFGEGLVGAYFGFQAKQNPVKWFLLTVFLGFPAWIALRRAIRKARIPASAKA; this is encoded by the coding sequence ATGAACGCCCCATCAACAAACATCGAAGTTCGCATCCCATCGCCCGTCTGGATCATGCTCACACTGATGTGGGCCTTTCTAATCGGACTAGGGTTCATGGTCCGGCTGCCCAACGAGTCCCTCCAGGGTTTCATCCGATTCGCCTTCTGGGTCGTTCTGATCGCACACTTCGGCGAGGGCCTTGTCGGCGCCTATTTCGGTTTCCAAGCCAAGCAGAACCCCGTGAAGTGGTTTCTCCTCACCGTGTTTCTCGGCTTTCCGGCCTGGATAGCCCTGCGCCGGGCGATTCGCAAGGCCCGGATTCCTGCTTCCGCCAAGGCCTGA
- the eno gene encoding phosphopyruvate hydratase, with product MPKISETRAREILDSRGLPTIEADVVLSSKAFGRAAVPSGASTGTHEALELRDGDPVRFKGKGVLQAVGNVSGKIAPHIRNRNFPDQKALDKDLLKLDGTPQKKVLGANSILAVSMAFARACADHAGKELFEHIGGKQTRTLPVPMMNVINGGAHANNNLDFQEFMIVPAGAPTFREALRMGAEVFQELKRLLHDGQHSTAVGDEGGFAPNLGSHQEALELLMQAIRGAGYEPGKDVFLALDAAASEFCENGLYECEGRKLKATEMVTLYEELASKYPIVSLEDPLAEDDWEGWAEVTARLGKKIQIVGDDIFVTDPGRLEQGIEENVANAILIKLNQIGSVTETLETIRKAKKANYGTVISHRSGETEDTFIADFAVATNAGQIKTGSLSRSERLAKYNRLLRIEELLGKRAVFPGAKVFRLSVS from the coding sequence ATGCCGAAGATAAGCGAGACTAGGGCGCGCGAGATCCTCGATTCCCGGGGTCTCCCGACAATCGAGGCCGATGTGGTTCTCTCTTCGAAGGCCTTTGGTCGTGCGGCGGTGCCCTCGGGTGCCTCCACCGGCACGCACGAGGCGTTGGAACTTCGGGATGGGGACCCGGTCCGCTTCAAGGGCAAGGGGGTTCTCCAAGCTGTCGGAAATGTCAGCGGGAAGATCGCCCCCCACATTCGAAACAGGAACTTTCCTGACCAGAAGGCACTCGACAAGGACCTCCTGAAGCTGGACGGCACCCCGCAGAAGAAGGTACTCGGGGCCAACTCCATCCTCGCCGTCTCCATGGCGTTCGCCCGCGCCTGCGCCGATCACGCGGGGAAGGAATTGTTCGAGCATATCGGAGGCAAACAGACCCGGACGTTGCCCGTCCCCATGATGAACGTGATCAACGGTGGGGCGCATGCCAACAACAATCTCGATTTCCAGGAGTTCATGATCGTTCCGGCCGGCGCGCCGACTTTTCGGGAGGCGCTTCGAATGGGAGCCGAGGTCTTCCAGGAATTGAAACGGCTTCTGCACGACGGCCAACACTCCACGGCGGTGGGCGACGAGGGCGGCTTCGCGCCGAACCTGGGCTCGCATCAGGAGGCTCTCGAACTTCTCATGCAGGCGATTCGTGGCGCGGGCTACGAGCCGGGAAAAGACGTTTTTCTGGCCCTGGATGCGGCGGCAAGTGAGTTTTGCGAAAACGGTCTTTATGAGTGCGAGGGAAGGAAACTCAAGGCAACGGAAATGGTTACACTCTACGAGGAGCTTGCGTCCAAATACCCCATCGTTTCCCTCGAAGATCCCCTGGCGGAGGACGACTGGGAGGGCTGGGCGGAAGTCACGGCCCGTCTGGGGAAGAAGATCCAAATCGTGGGTGATGACATATTCGTGACCGACCCCGGGAGACTTGAGCAGGGAATTGAAGAGAACGTGGCGAACGCGATTCTCATCAAACTCAACCAGATTGGATCGGTCACCGAGACCCTGGAGACGATTCGGAAGGCGAAGAAAGCGAACTACGGGACGGTCATCTCACACCGGTCGGGCGAGACGGAGGACACGTTCATCGCGGATTTCGCCGTAGCCACGAACGCGGGCCAGATCAAGACGGGATCCCTCTCCCGCTCCGAGCGCCTGGCCAAGTACAACCGTCTCCTCCGCATCGAGGAACTCCTCGGCAAACGCGCGGTGTTCCCGGGTGCCAAGGTCTTCCGCTTGTCCGTTTCCTAA
- a CDS encoding methyltransferase domain-containing protein codes for MDVLSYSSPDVVAPYAAYCKSLKSRNAYVSLARHLIHTAALKKGERVLDLGCGCGESTKAILQVIGKTGTVIGVDPSEPMIESARRNLGDSNVAFNVSTAEAVQQWVKPESVDSVISSAAIWYLDFSLTLAAARAVLKAHGALAFNLRWDVMPDDLPLAKASARFMTEFGKKVVELAQHVEPGYSPTAHPAPERRIFKFIEMYKTIPTSGFTLMQCKVFEVGTSPQDFLAWLKCPREGARFLPGLAPKKQERVFQQVLKELKPKAIRQKFADVLLYRD; via the coding sequence ATGGATGTCCTTTCCTATTCTTCTCCGGACGTGGTGGCGCCCTACGCCGCCTACTGTAAGAGTCTCAAGTCACGGAACGCCTATGTCTCCCTCGCCCGTCACCTGATCCACACGGCCGCGCTGAAGAAGGGCGAGAGAGTCCTCGATCTCGGCTGCGGCTGTGGCGAATCGACCAAGGCGATTCTGCAGGTCATCGGCAAAACCGGGACGGTCATCGGCGTCGATCCCTCGGAACCGATGATCGAAAGTGCCCGCCGAAATCTCGGTGACTCGAACGTTGCTTTCAACGTCTCCACCGCGGAGGCGGTTCAACAATGGGTGAAACCGGAGTCGGTCGACTCGGTCATCTCCAGCGCCGCGATCTGGTATCTGGATTTTTCGCTCACCTTGGCCGCCGCCCGGGCCGTGCTCAAAGCCCACGGCGCACTCGCATTCAACTTGCGATGGGATGTCATGCCGGACGATCTCCCGCTCGCCAAGGCATCGGCCCGATTCATGACCGAATTCGGAAAGAAGGTGGTGGAACTGGCCCAACATGTGGAGCCCGGATATTCACCCACGGCTCATCCGGCCCCTGAAAGGCGGATCTTCAAGTTCATTGAAATGTACAAGACCATTCCGACCTCCGGTTTCACGCTCATGCAGTGCAAGGTCTTTGAAGTCGGAACCAGCCCGCAGGACTTCCTCGCCTGGCTCAAGTGCCCCAGGGAGGGCGCGCGTTTTCTTCCCGGCCTGGCGCCGAAGAAGCAGGAACGGGTCTTTCAGCAGGTTTTGAAGGAACTGAAGCCCAAAGCCATCCGTCAGAAGTTCGCCGACGTCCTTCTCTACCGCGACTGA
- a CDS encoding nodulation protein NfeD gives MCSPRKFLILISVRKKLFAWGIVAFVLVGWAAHAQDVPNPSALLHLKIDGAINPVVAEFIIDAIEQAEREGAQGVLVELDTPGGLDESMRDIIKKILNTPVVVIVYVSPSGARAASAGALITLAADVAAMAPGTNIGAAHPVAMGGGMDKTMEKKVVNDAVAYIKGLAKKRNRNERWAERAVKDSISTSADEALKQNVVDVVAASVTELMEKIHGKVLKKGTESLTLATRGAELRPVGMSFRQRLLNTLSNPNIAYILMMIGVWGMFFELTNPGAIFPGVVGGLCLLLGLYSLQTLPVNYAGFALIGLGIVLLILEIKVTSYGLLTISGLIAMALGSMMLIKGPAPFFTISKSVVLATVGATGLLFAFVMLAVARAQRSLPASGAEGLAGEVGHALSPISSGGGKVFVHGEYWDAVSDESLEAGSKVKVKSVNGLTIKVGRV, from the coding sequence TTGTGTTCGCCGCGAAAGTTCCTTATATTGATTTCCGTGCGTAAGAAATTGTTCGCGTGGGGCATCGTGGCATTCGTGCTCGTTGGATGGGCGGCGCATGCGCAGGATGTCCCAAACCCCTCCGCCCTGCTCCATCTCAAGATCGATGGGGCCATCAACCCGGTCGTCGCCGAGTTCATCATCGACGCGATTGAGCAGGCCGAGCGGGAAGGCGCGCAGGGCGTGCTCGTCGAGCTGGACACGCCGGGCGGTCTGGACGAATCCATGCGGGACATCATCAAGAAAATCCTCAACACCCCCGTCGTGGTGATCGTGTACGTCTCACCCTCCGGAGCACGGGCCGCCTCGGCGGGAGCTCTCATCACACTTGCGGCCGATGTGGCCGCCATGGCGCCCGGCACGAACATCGGCGCGGCACACCCGGTCGCCATGGGCGGCGGCATGGACAAGACCATGGAGAAGAAGGTGGTGAACGACGCCGTCGCCTACATCAAGGGCCTCGCCAAAAAGCGAAACCGAAATGAGCGATGGGCTGAGCGCGCCGTGAAGGACAGCATCTCTACCTCGGCGGACGAGGCGTTGAAACAGAATGTGGTGGACGTAGTGGCCGCGAGCGTGACGGAGTTGATGGAGAAGATCCACGGGAAAGTCCTGAAAAAGGGAACCGAATCCCTCACTCTCGCCACCCGGGGAGCCGAGCTTCGCCCCGTTGGAATGAGTTTCCGGCAACGGCTCCTCAACACCCTCTCCAATCCAAACATCGCCTACATCCTCATGATGATCGGCGTGTGGGGAATGTTCTTCGAGCTGACGAATCCGGGCGCCATTTTCCCCGGCGTGGTCGGTGGTCTCTGCCTTCTCCTCGGTCTGTACTCGCTTCAAACACTTCCGGTCAACTACGCCGGGTTCGCCCTCATCGGCCTTGGCATCGTGCTCCTCATTCTCGAAATCAAAGTCACCAGCTACGGCCTGCTGACGATCAGCGGACTCATTGCGATGGCCCTCGGCTCGATGATGCTCATCAAGGGGCCGGCGCCGTTTTTCACCATCTCCAAATCCGTGGTGCTGGCGACCGTGGGGGCCACGGGGCTGCTGTTTGCCTTCGTCATGCTCGCCGTGGCCCGCGCTCAACGATCCCTGCCGGCCTCCGGAGCGGAAGGGCTCGCCGGCGAAGTCGGTCACGCCCTGAGTCCGATCTCGTCCGGCGGGGGGAAAGTGTTCGTCCACGGGGAATACTGGGACGCCGTCAGCGATGAGTCGCTGGAGGCCGGATCAAAAGTCAAAGTGAAATCCGTGAACGGCCTCACGATAAAGGTCGGAAGAGTTTAA
- a CDS encoding slipin family protein: protein MGLGLLVVIAIIIFGFISGVRVLNEYERGVHFRLGRIQDTKGPGLRWIIPFVDRLVKVSLRTVVLDVPPQDVITKDNVSVKVNAVVYFRVLDARKAVIEVENYLYATSQLAQTTLRSVLGETELDELLADREKINHKLQEILDRHTDPWGIKVANVEVKHVDLPQEMQRAMAKQAEAERERRAKIINAEGEFQAAQKLSEAANIMSKNPTTLQLRYLQTLVEISSERNSTVIFPLPMDIIRPFLDTVSKKELSGS from the coding sequence ATGGGACTCGGACTACTGGTCGTCATCGCCATCATCATTTTCGGATTCATCTCGGGCGTCCGGGTCTTGAATGAGTACGAACGCGGCGTCCATTTCCGGCTGGGACGCATCCAGGACACCAAGGGCCCCGGCCTGCGCTGGATCATTCCCTTCGTCGATCGGCTTGTGAAAGTCAGCCTCCGAACCGTGGTGCTGGACGTTCCTCCGCAGGATGTCATCACCAAAGACAACGTCTCCGTGAAAGTGAACGCCGTGGTGTATTTCCGCGTGCTGGACGCGCGCAAGGCCGTGATCGAGGTTGAAAACTACCTCTATGCAACCTCTCAGCTCGCGCAAACAACTTTGCGAAGCGTGTTGGGAGAAACCGAACTGGATGAATTGCTGGCCGACCGCGAAAAGATCAACCACAAGCTCCAGGAAATTTTGGACCGACACACAGACCCGTGGGGCATCAAGGTGGCCAACGTGGAAGTGAAACACGTGGACCTCCCGCAGGAAATGCAGCGGGCGATGGCCAAGCAGGCGGAGGCGGAACGGGAGCGGCGCGCAAAGATCATCAACGCCGAGGGCGAATTCCAGGCGGCCCAGAAGCTCTCAGAGGCGGCGAACATCATGTCCAAGAACCCCACCACGCTGCAGCTTCGATACCTTCAAACGCTTGTGGAGATTTCCTCCGAGCGGAATTCCACCGTCATCTTCCCCCTGCCCATGGACATCATCCGGCCCTTCCTGGACACCGTATCGAAGAAGGAGTTGAGCGGGTCGTAA